A genomic window from Shewanella vesiculosa includes:
- a CDS encoding M1 family metallopeptidase: MRVYLHLLILALSSSAIFTSSASEIVQSKGRFDDKFRQLEEGLPTPNDYRNAAGEPGKEYWQQQVDYKINATLDEQKRAIQGEQVITYHNNSPYTLKYLWFQLEQNRFKSDSIAERSSAFYGVDGSIRAENTYGDSAFAKISLQDLRRQQFLADNNLGYQIAAVTGANKKPLKYTIVGAQMRVDLPTPLKSKQSTQLRINYGYNILEEDAVGARSGYEHFPDDNREGGNDIFLLAQWFPRVASYSDYEAWHNKEFLGSGEFTLEFGNYDVSMTVPSDHIVAATGVLQNSKSVLSSEQLKRLDSAKKADKPVFIVSKDEALANESSTAKGTKTWHFKAENVRDFAWASSRKFIWDAQGYQQKNSQNPHVMAMSFYPKEGGELWQQYSTAAVIHTLEVYSRFTFDYPYPAAISVNGPVGGMEYPMISFNGPRTIWHEDGSRTYTLAEKQFLIGVVIHEVGHNYFPMIVNSDERQWTWMDEGINSFLDGIATREWDPNLSWGREPTDVIEYMKSNVQVPIMTQSDSVLQLGPNAYIKPAVALNILREVILGRELFDFAFQEYSRRWMNKRPTPSDFFRTMEEASGVDLDWFFRGWFYTTDHVDISLDRIYKLRLDSNNPDIDFDRRRQDYNDKPMPYSVERNQQSGQKTWVELNPGNTDYHDQHDQFSVTNKDRNKYNKKHAELDPWEQQVLARALKEDKNYYVFNFSNLGGLVMPILLELTFENGDTESLVLPAEIWRRSPFEVSKLIVTDKDNVLVSAVVDRRGETADVDIENNYYPRQIIPSRIEAFKEEERKGNKYRDIMHDNKEALKDPEIKVKKK; this comes from the coding sequence ATGCGCGTGTATCTTCACCTGCTGATATTGGCATTGAGCAGTTCAGCAATCTTCACCAGTTCGGCTTCAGAAATTGTCCAAAGTAAAGGTCGGTTCGACGACAAATTTCGTCAACTTGAAGAGGGCCTTCCCACACCAAATGATTATCGCAATGCTGCTGGCGAACCAGGTAAAGAATATTGGCAACAACAAGTAGATTATAAAATCAATGCCACATTAGATGAACAAAAGCGTGCTATTCAAGGTGAGCAAGTCATTACTTATCATAATAATTCTCCGTATACGCTTAAATATCTGTGGTTCCAATTAGAACAAAATCGTTTTAAATCTGACTCGATTGCTGAACGAAGCAGCGCCTTTTATGGGGTTGATGGGAGCATTAGGGCTGAGAACACTTATGGCGATAGCGCATTTGCAAAGATCAGCCTGCAAGATCTTCGTCGCCAACAATTTTTAGCCGACAATAACTTGGGTTACCAAATTGCGGCGGTAACCGGTGCCAATAAAAAACCACTGAAATACACCATAGTTGGCGCTCAAATGCGGGTCGATTTACCGACGCCCCTAAAGAGCAAGCAATCGACGCAACTGCGCATTAATTACGGCTACAATATTTTAGAAGAAGATGCCGTAGGTGCACGCTCTGGATATGAGCATTTTCCAGACGATAATCGTGAAGGTGGCAATGACATCTTCTTATTAGCGCAGTGGTTTCCGCGAGTCGCCAGTTATTCAGATTACGAAGCATGGCATAACAAAGAATTCTTAGGCAGCGGCGAGTTTACGCTCGAGTTTGGTAATTACGATGTGAGCATGACAGTACCTAGTGACCATATTGTGGCCGCTACCGGCGTGCTCCAAAACAGTAAAAGCGTGCTGTCATCTGAACAACTCAAGCGTTTAGATAGCGCAAAAAAAGCTGACAAACCTGTATTTATTGTCTCTAAAGACGAAGCTCTAGCCAATGAATCGAGTACAGCCAAAGGCACTAAAACTTGGCATTTTAAAGCCGAAAATGTGCGCGACTTTGCTTGGGCATCATCACGTAAATTTATCTGGGACGCCCAAGGCTACCAACAAAAAAACAGCCAAAACCCACATGTAATGGCGATGTCGTTTTATCCTAAAGAGGGTGGCGAACTGTGGCAGCAATATTCAACAGCGGCAGTGATTCATACACTTGAAGTCTATTCACGCTTTACCTTCGATTATCCCTACCCTGCAGCGATCAGTGTTAATGGTCCCGTTGGCGGCATGGAATACCCGATGATCAGCTTTAATGGCCCACGTACTATTTGGCATGAAGATGGCAGTCGCACATACACCTTGGCTGAAAAACAATTCTTAATCGGCGTGGTGATCCACGAAGTCGGTCATAACTATTTTCCGATGATAGTCAACTCAGACGAGCGTCAATGGACTTGGATGGATGAAGGCATAAACAGCTTTTTAGACGGCATTGCCACCCGCGAATGGGACCCTAATTTATCTTGGGGACGTGAGCCAACTGATGTTATTGAATACATGAAGTCTAATGTCCAAGTTCCGATTATGACTCAGTCAGACAGTGTGTTGCAGCTTGGTCCTAATGCCTACATTAAACCTGCTGTTGCATTAAACATTTTGCGTGAAGTGATATTAGGCCGTGAGCTATTTGATTTTGCCTTTCAAGAATACAGCCGTCGTTGGATGAATAAGCGCCCGACACCAAGCGACTTTTTCCGCACCATGGAAGAAGCCTCTGGGGTTGATTTAGATTGGTTTTTCCGTGGCTGGTTTTACACCACAGATCATGTCGATATCTCGCTAGATCGTATTTATAAACTGCGCTTAGACAGCAATAATCCTGATATTGATTTTGATCGTCGTCGCCAAGATTATAACGATAAACCTATGCCTTATTCGGTTGAACGTAATCAACAAAGTGGCCAAAAAACCTGGGTAGAACTTAATCCAGGTAATACCGATTATCATGACCAACATGATCAATTCAGCGTCACCAATAAAGATCGTAACAAGTACAACAAAAAACACGCCGAACTGGATCCGTGGGAGCAACAAGTCTTGGCGCGGGCATTGAAAGAAGATAAAAACTACTATGTGTTTAACTTCTCCAATCTTGGTGGTTTAGTGATGCCAATTTTGCTCGAACTCACGTTTGAAAATGGTGATACCGAGTCATTGGTGCTGCCAGCTGAAATTTGGCGCCGCTCACCGTTTGAAGTCAGCAAACTGATTGTGACCGACAAAGATAATGTATTAGTGTCTGCTGTGGTTGATCGTCGCGGCGAAACTGCCGATGTGGATATTGAAAATAACTATTATCCTCGTCAAATTATCCCATCACGCATTGAAGCCTTTAAAGAGGAAGAGCGTAAGGGTAATAAGTATCGCGATATCATGCATGACAATAAAGAAGCCCTGAAAGATCCTGAAATTAAAGTGAAGAAAAAGTAA
- a CDS encoding ABC transporter substrate-binding protein, translated as MLKYLFILLSVFSIHAHAAPIRIASDIWCPYACDTNTGYVVELTRRAFEIQNQPVEFMIAPFKRVMLELQRNNVDAVIGLSKKAIGNYQLLSNDVIVGYKSNDFYTLVDSTESFEQISDLNNTQQVAVVTGYQYGKELDTWLNSHPSTYFASGNDPIAMNIIRLIKGRHSVIIDNKNVIEYTASQLNLNQQLRYAGTIGKPVPLYIGFNPQNKAYVSAFDRGIQMLKANGEYKQILDKYKILPEVTSADARYKNLQKFLPIFD; from the coding sequence TTGCTAAAGTACCTGTTCATTTTACTGTCTGTTTTCAGTATTCACGCCCATGCCGCGCCAATTCGTATTGCCTCAGATATTTGGTGTCCCTATGCCTGTGATACTAACACTGGTTATGTTGTGGAATTGACTCGTCGCGCTTTTGAAATTCAAAATCAACCTGTTGAATTTATGATAGCCCCTTTTAAACGAGTCATGCTTGAACTTCAAAGGAACAACGTCGATGCTGTCATTGGATTGTCTAAAAAAGCGATAGGCAACTATCAATTACTGAGTAATGACGTGATTGTGGGCTATAAAAGTAACGACTTTTATACTCTAGTTGACAGCACTGAGTCATTTGAGCAAATATCCGACCTCAATAATACCCAACAGGTTGCCGTTGTCACTGGCTACCAATATGGCAAAGAACTGGATACATGGCTTAACTCCCACCCGAGCACCTATTTTGCCTCGGGTAATGACCCTATCGCGATGAACATTATTCGCCTTATAAAAGGCCGCCACTCGGTGATTATCGACAACAAAAATGTCATTGAGTACACCGCAAGTCAACTAAACTTAAATCAACAACTTCGTTATGCAGGCACTATAGGTAAACCGGTTCCTTTATATATTGGTTTTAACCCGCAAAATAAAGCCTATGTGAGCGCTTTTGACCGCGGCATACAGATGCTAAAAGCCAATGGCGAATATAAGCAAATTTTGGATAAATACAAAATATTACCGGAAGTCACCTCAGCCGACGCCCGCTATAAAAACCTGCAAAAGTTTTTACCTATCTTTGATTAA
- a CDS encoding NAD(P)H-quinone oxidoreductase, with protein MATLDRQFTHVMVEQPGEPSVMTMAQSTLAMPSAGQVTIKVHAAGVNGPDIKQRVGAYPPPADASPILGLEVAGEIVAVADDVTQWQVGDKVCALVPGGGYAELVNTYAAHCLPIPTGYSYVQAAALPETFFTVWGNLFIRGGLKAGETVLIHGGSGGIGTTAIQMASRLGAKVFATSGSAEKCQYCLEQGASVAINYNEEHFVEPILAATDGLGVNVIMDIAGGDFINENLKAIATDGRMVSVAMQRGPQANVDIFRIMAKRVVWTGSTLRPQSVQNKAQIAQGLAQYVWPLLNSGEMSIPVDSVFAFAQVVEAHQRMESGQHKGKIVLNLQA; from the coding sequence ATGGCGACATTAGATAGACAATTTACTCATGTGATGGTTGAGCAACCCGGCGAACCTAGCGTGATGACCATGGCACAATCTACGCTTGCGATGCCATCCGCGGGTCAAGTGACGATTAAGGTCCATGCTGCTGGAGTGAATGGCCCAGACATTAAACAGCGTGTGGGGGCTTATCCACCGCCAGCAGATGCTAGTCCAATCCTAGGTTTAGAAGTGGCCGGTGAAATTGTTGCCGTGGCAGATGATGTAACTCAGTGGCAGGTCGGCGACAAAGTGTGTGCGTTAGTGCCTGGTGGTGGTTATGCCGAGCTGGTTAACACTTATGCCGCCCATTGTTTACCTATTCCTACCGGTTACAGTTACGTACAAGCGGCAGCTCTGCCAGAAACCTTTTTTACCGTGTGGGGTAACTTATTTATTCGTGGCGGGCTTAAAGCAGGTGAAACCGTACTGATCCATGGTGGATCTGGCGGTATCGGCACGACCGCAATCCAAATGGCCAGTCGCTTAGGTGCTAAGGTATTTGCGACTTCTGGTAGCGCTGAAAAATGCCAATATTGTTTGGAGCAAGGGGCCAGTGTGGCCATTAATTATAATGAAGAGCATTTTGTCGAACCTATCTTAGCGGCAACGGATGGCCTAGGGGTCAATGTGATTATGGACATTGCTGGTGGTGACTTTATTAATGAAAATCTCAAAGCCATAGCCACTGATGGGCGTATGGTGTCCGTCGCGATGCAACGGGGTCCTCAGGCAAATGTAGATATTTTCCGCATTATGGCAAAACGGGTAGTGTGGACAGGTTCAACATTACGACCACAAAGCGTGCAAAATAAAGCGCAAATTGCTCAAGGCTTAGCGCAATATGTATGGCCATTATTAAACAGTGGTGAAATGAGTATTCCTGTTGATAGCGTATTTGCTTTTGCTCAAGTCGTCGAGGCACATCAGCGTATGGAATCTGGGCAACATAAAGGCAAGATTGTATTAAATCTACAAGCCTAA
- a CDS encoding DUF2391 family protein, with protein MQNNPPVKSNFNAEDIGQIAIGAFALSVPIAFSEEAWHLSASLPSLNLVLIVVLSLAFIALFAYQSVFQANIIKRRQAFLLRVVAAYILTLLVVGIVLLALDKLPLWDDPILAFKRMILIAMPASMGAIIVDSFDKE; from the coding sequence ATGCAGAATAATCCGCCTGTTAAATCTAATTTTAATGCTGAAGACATTGGCCAAATTGCCATAGGGGCTTTTGCCCTGTCGGTGCCGATTGCATTTTCTGAAGAAGCTTGGCATTTATCAGCCAGCTTACCAAGCTTAAATTTGGTCTTGATCGTGGTACTGTCGCTAGCGTTTATTGCCTTATTTGCCTACCAGAGTGTATTTCAGGCCAATATTATTAAGCGCAGACAAGCATTTCTATTACGAGTTGTTGCTGCCTATATATTAACGTTATTAGTCGTGGGAATAGTGCTTTTAGCATTAGATAAATTGCCGTTATGGGACGATCCCATTTTAGCATTTAAGCGGATGATATTAATTGCGATGCCCGCATCGATGGGCGCAATTATTGTTGATAGTTTTGACAAAGAATAA
- a CDS encoding aldose epimerase family protein encodes MVRFSVLEPWQDPRGGEIERVRIDNGIIALEVLSLGGIIRSLWTPDRNGERKNIVLGCDSAEDYLAQQAHLGAIAGRYSNRIANGKTQYNGQQYSLSINQATNCLHGGAEGFNRKLWQLGPLSDGMRLTLKSPDGDMGFPGNCTVQLDYRLAGNNVYIEMLASTDKACPISLTQHSYFNLDGNRSDTNAQHTLQVDAKHYLTMNDVGIPTSMQATAGSDLDMAVPTPMSVQTERAALAATKGFDHCYVLDNPGADLQRFGCLASPNSGRSMTVYTNQPGVQVYGANFLQGTIGKKQRPLCDHQAVCIEPQMLPDSPNQPDLAGDVWVKPGHVYHHITRYQFDAE; translated from the coding sequence ATGGTACGTTTTAGTGTATTGGAACCTTGGCAAGATCCCCGTGGTGGAGAGATTGAACGGGTAAGAATCGATAATGGCATCATCGCACTCGAAGTATTAAGTTTAGGCGGCATTATTCGATCATTATGGACTCCCGATCGCAATGGTGAACGTAAAAATATTGTCTTAGGTTGCGACAGCGCCGAAGATTATTTAGCCCAACAAGCACATTTAGGTGCGATTGCAGGACGTTATAGCAATCGTATTGCCAATGGTAAAACTCAATATAATGGCCAACAATACTCACTGAGTATTAACCAAGCGACTAACTGTTTACATGGTGGCGCGGAGGGGTTTAATCGCAAATTATGGCAGCTTGGGCCATTAAGTGATGGCATGCGTTTAACCTTAAAAAGCCCTGACGGCGACATGGGCTTTCCAGGTAATTGCACCGTACAGCTCGATTACCGCTTAGCGGGTAACAATGTGTACATTGAAATGCTGGCCAGCACAGATAAAGCCTGCCCCATTAGTTTAACCCAGCATAGCTACTTTAATTTAGACGGTAATCGTAGCGATACCAATGCTCAACATACTCTACAAGTGGATGCTAAACATTACCTCACAATGAATGATGTTGGCATACCAACTTCAATGCAAGCTACCGCAGGCAGCGATTTAGACATGGCTGTACCTACACCAATGTCGGTGCAGACCGAGCGCGCAGCATTAGCCGCCACTAAAGGTTTTGATCATTGTTATGTGTTAGATAACCCAGGGGCAGACTTGCAACGTTTTGGTTGCTTAGCCAGCCCAAATAGCGGCCGCAGTATGACGGTTTATACTAACCAACCCGGCGTACAAGTTTACGGCGCTAATTTTTTGCAAGGCACTATTGGTAAAAAACAACGGCCACTTTGCGATCACCAAGCCGTGTGTATTGAACCGCAGATGCTACCTGATTCACCTAATCAACCAGACTTAGCTGGTGATGTGTGGGTAAAACCGGGACACGTTTATCATCACATCACTCGATATCAGTTTGATGCAGAATAA
- the galK gene encoding galactokinase — MSNPAQRATKLFVQTFGTKPDDLYQAPGRVNIMGEHTDYNEGLALPAAINFHTVIAVKHRDDDLFRAVSTAFPGHIKQWYFGEEGTLAAGDDWSHYLKGVTAAMNQSGLQAKGLDLAIVGDVPLGAGLSSSAALEIAFGTAISNASQLHLSPIAIAQLAQRGESQFMQLNCGMMDQIISAMAEPDHALLIDCLELESEAVLLPEELSLIVIDIKQDRHAFTQQFEQRKQECSQITAILGLDSLRDLSLAQLNLNKEVLSDEQFRRARHVITENQRTSNAARALQQINIARFSELMAQSQVSMRDDFEIITPEIDCLVTMVASLIGEQGGVRMSDGCVLALVNHDLTDEVINVVEKQYFKQTGIEATIYLCSASGGAGRIS; from the coding sequence ATGTCAAACCCTGCTCAACGCGCGACTAAATTATTCGTGCAAACTTTTGGCACTAAGCCCGATGATTTATACCAAGCGCCCGGGCGAGTTAACATTATGGGCGAACATACCGACTATAACGAAGGCCTCGCATTACCTGCCGCCATTAATTTTCATACTGTTATTGCTGTAAAGCATCGCGATGATGATTTATTTCGCGCGGTCAGTACCGCTTTTCCGGGGCACATTAAACAATGGTACTTTGGCGAAGAAGGAACCTTAGCTGCTGGCGATGATTGGAGCCATTACTTAAAGGGCGTTACAGCCGCAATGAACCAATCAGGTTTACAGGCAAAAGGCTTAGACTTAGCGATTGTCGGTGATGTGCCGCTTGGGGCAGGTTTATCATCTTCAGCAGCACTGGAAATCGCTTTTGGTACTGCTATCAGTAATGCCAGCCAATTACATTTATCACCTATTGCTATTGCCCAATTAGCACAGCGCGGTGAAAGCCAATTTATGCAATTAAATTGCGGCATGATGGACCAAATTATCAGTGCGATGGCAGAGCCCGATCATGCCTTATTGATTGATTGCTTAGAACTAGAAAGCGAAGCTGTGCTATTGCCTGAAGAATTAAGCTTGATTGTGATTGATATAAAACAAGATCGTCATGCTTTTACACAGCAGTTTGAACAGCGCAAACAAGAATGCAGTCAGATCACTGCGATACTTGGCCTCGATTCTCTACGCGATTTATCACTCGCCCAACTGAATCTAAATAAAGAGGTATTGAGTGATGAACAGTTTCGCCGTGCTCGCCATGTGATCACTGAAAACCAACGCACCAGTAATGCAGCCCGAGCATTACAACAGATTAATATTGCTCGTTTTAGTGAGTTAATGGCGCAGTCTCAAGTTTCAATGCGTGATGACTTTGAGATTATTACCCCTGAAATCGATTGCTTGGTGACTATGGTTGCATCGCTGATCGGCGAACAAGGCGGTGTGCGGATGAGCGATGGCTGTGTATTAGCTCTGGTTAATCATGATCTCACCGATGAGGTGATTAATGTGGTTGAAAAGCAATATTTTAAGCAAACAGGTATCGAAGCAACAATATACTTGTGTTCAGCAAGTGGCGGTGCAGGACGCATCAGTTAA
- a CDS encoding cation:proton antiporter family protein, which yields MEPAILIITLLCGMLVSRVGLPPLIGYLAAGFVLFTLGIKDTSLPILQQLADLGVTLLLFSIGLKLDLKSLFKAEVWAGSSLHLIGSILFFVPVLKVLGFLGIEQLDGFSFNQLMLVAFALSFSSTVFAVKVLEDSGDMQSLYGRVAIGILIMQDIFAVIFLTISKGNIPSVWAFALLLLPLAKPLIYKVFDRVGHGEMLVLFGLVMALVVGAWLFEAVGLKPDLGALIVGILLAGHAKSSELAKSIYFFKELFLVAFFLTIGLNGLPTLADIGLAAILVVLIPVKIVMFIYLLTRFKLRSRTSLLASFNLGNYSEFGLIVAAVAAQKGWLPPQWLIIIAVALSISFLFAAPLNNSVAKIYLRYQTRLMRLERHPLHPEDRQIPIGNPRFLILGMGRIGSGAYDELRSKYIGEILGIEHKQELVDFHRNQGRNVVQGDAGDTDFWEKLERAPNLELVLLAMPNHVGNLFAVQQLKRLNYEGKISAIVQYTEDADSLKDSGVNTVYNLYEAAGRGFVDHVIKELLDSPSVIASESAGEITNENHAIAADEQPVKSTS from the coding sequence ATGGAACCCGCTATCCTTATTATCACTCTGCTTTGCGGTATGTTGGTTAGCCGTGTTGGTTTACCGCCACTCATAGGTTATCTTGCTGCTGGTTTTGTATTATTTACCTTAGGAATTAAAGACACTAGCTTGCCTATTTTGCAACAGCTTGCCGACCTAGGCGTTACCTTACTGCTGTTTTCCATTGGCCTTAAACTTGATCTAAAGAGTCTTTTTAAAGCCGAAGTATGGGCTGGTTCAAGTTTGCATTTAATCGGTTCAATTCTGTTTTTTGTGCCTGTACTTAAGGTATTAGGCTTTTTAGGCATTGAGCAACTAGATGGGTTTAGCTTTAATCAACTGATGCTAGTTGCGTTTGCTCTGAGTTTTTCAAGTACTGTATTTGCGGTAAAAGTACTTGAAGACAGCGGTGATATGCAGTCTCTATATGGTCGAGTAGCGATTGGTATCTTAATTATGCAAGATATCTTCGCGGTAATATTTTTAACCATTTCCAAAGGTAACATTCCATCTGTTTGGGCCTTTGCCTTGTTGTTACTCCCATTAGCAAAGCCACTGATATACAAAGTGTTTGACCGAGTAGGCCACGGTGAAATGTTAGTGTTATTTGGCCTAGTCATGGCCTTAGTTGTGGGCGCATGGCTATTTGAAGCCGTAGGTTTAAAGCCAGATTTAGGCGCTCTAATTGTGGGGATTTTACTCGCAGGACATGCTAAATCATCTGAATTAGCTAAATCGATTTATTTCTTTAAAGAGCTATTCTTAGTCGCATTTTTCTTAACCATTGGTTTAAACGGTTTGCCGACACTGGCAGATATCGGCTTAGCCGCTATTTTAGTGGTGTTAATCCCGGTTAAGATTGTTATGTTTATCTACTTGCTAACCCGCTTTAAATTACGTTCGCGCACCTCGTTATTAGCCTCATTTAACTTAGGTAACTACAGTGAGTTTGGTTTAATTGTAGCTGCTGTTGCGGCGCAAAAAGGTTGGTTACCACCGCAATGGCTGATTATTATTGCGGTCGCGTTAAGTATTAGTTTCTTATTTGCAGCACCGCTGAATAACAGCGTCGCGAAGATTTATTTACGTTATCAAACCAGACTAATGAGACTGGAACGCCATCCTTTGCACCCTGAAGATCGCCAGATCCCAATTGGTAATCCACGCTTCTTAATTTTAGGTATGGGCCGAATTGGTTCAGGTGCTTATGATGAATTACGTTCAAAATACATAGGCGAAATATTAGGTATTGAGCATAAACAAGAGCTGGTCGACTTTCATCGCAATCAAGGTCGTAATGTCGTTCAAGGGGATGCTGGCGATACCGATTTTTGGGAAAAGCTCGAACGGGCTCCTAATTTAGAGTTGGTTTTACTGGCAATGCCAAATCACGTCGGTAACTTGTTTGCCGTTCAACAACTGAAAAGATTAAATTACGAAGGTAAAATCAGCGCCATTGTACAATACACAGAAGACGCCGATTCGTTAAAAGACTCAGGTGTGAATACTGTGTACAACTTGTATGAAGCTGCAGGTAGAGGTTTTGTTGACCATGTGATTAAAGAGCTACTTGATTCACCATCAGTCATCGCATCTGAATCCGCCGGCGAAATAACCAATGAGAATCACGCTATAGCAGCAGATGAGCAGCCCGTTAAGTCAACATCATAA
- a CDS encoding protein-disulfide reductase DsbD codes for MKKIVALCLTSLLLMSSILLAPVAHSANALGNKFSFLSSEPELMKVNDAFVFDYQQQGNQLKINFVIAEGYYLYRDKLQFSVDGAVIGDIELPHGKNHHDEYFGDQEVFYSFVEIPIAFKEAQEGAVFHVTFMGCAEGTLCYPPTKRDVTLSAIEANDGKIVSKKVIGAPDDTQSAKVTNATDAPATPITEQDTLNQMLQNDSLLWTLVIFFGLGIGLALTPCVFPMYPILSGIIVGQGQKLSTAKAFTLSMAYVQGMAITYSLLGLVVASAGLKFQAALQHPAILIFLAVMFVLLSLSMFGMYDLKLPSKWQEKMNSMSNNQKGGNLIGVFMMGVISGLVASPCTTAPLSGVLIYVAQSGDLLQGFLALYVLSMGMGLPLLVIGTSGGKILPRAGAWMDIIKTIFGFLLISVSIVMIGRIWPGLVSDLLWSVWAISLIAYLMHQNRLSEFNWKQSTRGVLLLLALMASFSYGFQAMMAGFGHTSMQMNQAGVEGKTKTEANHFIRIKSLDDLEVELDKASISGKTVMLDLYADWCVACKEFEAITFKNADVEARMKQMVLLQADVTASDDIDIELLEHYGVLGLPTLLMFNTDGKQREDLRVTGFMGPKDFAAHLDILLAK; via the coding sequence ATGAAAAAAATCGTCGCACTATGCCTAACATCTCTGTTACTGATGTCATCGATCCTCCTCGCGCCAGTAGCACACAGCGCGAATGCCTTGGGGAATAAATTCAGCTTTTTAAGCAGTGAACCTGAATTAATGAAGGTCAACGATGCTTTTGTGTTTGACTACCAGCAACAAGGTAATCAGCTCAAAATCAACTTTGTGATTGCTGAGGGTTATTATCTATACCGCGACAAGCTGCAGTTTTCTGTTGATGGTGCAGTTATTGGTGATATTGAATTACCTCATGGTAAAAACCACCATGACGAATATTTTGGCGACCAAGAGGTGTTTTACTCGTTCGTTGAAATTCCGATTGCATTTAAAGAAGCCCAAGAAGGTGCGGTGTTTCATGTCACCTTTATGGGTTGTGCTGAAGGTACTTTGTGTTACCCACCGACCAAGCGTGATGTAACCTTATCAGCCATTGAAGCGAATGATGGCAAGATAGTCAGCAAAAAAGTGATTGGCGCCCCTGATGACACGCAATCAGCAAAGGTAACCAATGCAACTGATGCTCCTGCAACCCCTATCACTGAGCAAGACACGTTAAACCAAATGCTGCAAAACGATAGCCTGTTGTGGACCTTAGTGATTTTCTTTGGTTTAGGTATCGGCTTAGCATTAACACCATGCGTGTTCCCTATGTACCCTATTTTATCGGGCATTATTGTTGGCCAAGGCCAAAAATTGTCAACGGCCAAAGCCTTCACCCTCTCAATGGCCTATGTACAAGGCATGGCGATTACTTACTCCTTACTTGGACTAGTTGTTGCCTCTGCTGGACTTAAGTTTCAAGCAGCCTTGCAACACCCTGCAATTTTGATTTTCTTAGCAGTAATGTTTGTATTGCTGAGTTTGTCGATGTTTGGCATGTACGATTTAAAACTGCCATCTAAATGGCAGGAAAAAATGAACTCAATGTCGAACAACCAAAAAGGTGGCAACCTGATTGGCGTGTTCATGATGGGCGTGATTTCAGGCTTAGTCGCCTCACCTTGCACCACAGCGCCATTATCTGGCGTGCTTATTTACGTGGCGCAGTCTGGCGACTTGCTACAAGGCTTTTTAGCCCTATATGTACTGAGTATGGGCATGGGCTTACCGTTATTAGTTATTGGCACTTCCGGTGGTAAAATTTTACCTCGCGCAGGGGCTTGGATGGACATTATTAAAACCATCTTTGGCTTCTTGCTGATTTCAGTGTCTATCGTGATGATTGGCCGCATTTGGCCAGGTTTAGTATCCGATTTACTCTGGTCTGTATGGGCAATCAGCTTAATTGCTTACTTAATGCATCAAAATAGATTGTCAGAGTTTAACTGGAAACAAAGCACCCGTGGAGTACTGCTATTGTTGGCGTTAATGGCAAGCTTCTCTTATGGTTTCCAAGCAATGATGGCTGGCTTTGGCCATACCTCTATGCAGATGAACCAAGCGGGTGTTGAAGGTAAAACCAAAACCGAAGCGAATCACTTTATCCGCATTAAATCGCTAGACGATTTAGAAGTAGAATTAGATAAGGCCAGTATTAGCGGCAAAACGGTAATGTTAGATTTATATGCCGACTGGTGTGTGGCTTGTAAAGAGTTTGAAGCCATTACCTTTAAAAATGCTGATGTAGAAGCACGGATGAAACAAATGGTGTTATTACAAGCGGACGTGACTGCCAGTGATGATATTGATATTGAGTTGTTAGAGCATTATGGCGTATTGGGTTTACCGACATTATTAATGTTCAATACCGACGGCAAACAACGTGAAGATTTACGGGTAACCGGATTTATGGGACCAAAAGACTTTGCAGCCCATTTAGATATCCTTTTAGCAAAATAA
- the cutA gene encoding divalent-cation tolerance protein CutA, whose protein sequence is MYKPEQLLILTSCPNAEVAAGIATKLVEAKLAACVQIGQAVESIYRWDNKICQSNEVPIQIKCMASDYHSIEQLVIKMHPYEVPEFIATPIIGGFGPYLQWIKDNSPS, encoded by the coding sequence ATGTATAAACCTGAACAGCTACTTATTTTAACCTCTTGCCCAAATGCTGAGGTCGCTGCAGGTATTGCGACAAAATTAGTCGAAGCGAAATTGGCAGCATGCGTACAAATAGGCCAAGCCGTTGAGTCAATTTATCGCTGGGACAATAAAATTTGTCAGTCAAATGAAGTACCAATACAAATAAAATGTATGGCATCTGATTATCATTCAATTGAACAACTCGTGATCAAAATGCATCCTTATGAAGTACCAGAATTCATTGCCACTCCGATTATCGGTGGTTTTGGCCCTTATTTACAATGGATAAAAGACAACTCACCATCATGA